One part of the Arabidopsis thaliana chromosome 1 sequence genome encodes these proteins:
- a CDS encoding 2Fe-2S ferredoxin-like superfamily protein (2Fe-2S ferredoxin-like superfamily protein; FUNCTIONS IN: electron carrier activity, iron-sulfur cluster binding; INVOLVED IN: biological_process unknown; LOCATED IN: endomembrane system; CONTAINS InterPro DOMAIN/s: Ferredoxin (InterPro:IPR001041), 2Fe-2S ferredoxin, iron-sulphur binding site (InterPro:IPR006058), Beta-grasp fold, ferredoxin-type (InterPro:IPR012675); BEST Arabidopsis thaliana protein match is: MADS-box transcription factor family protein (TAIR:AT1G48150.1); Has 115 Blast hits to 115 proteins in 29 species: Archae - 0; Bacteria - 2; Metazoa - 5; Fungi - 9; Plants - 87; Viruses - 0; Other Eukaryotes - 12 (source: NCBI BLink).) — translation MESRLSLFIMKQTILYLISIPYSDVNNFVGVLRYQTSFKSVKLSCGEGGCGACVVLLSNQHSRFVTSPDENSDVVYSFSGYSHASEIVDCYLNGKSPPKTTINPESSKFWWEDPNLYGDCDDLSELRIIEDRLMRTKKHLMDCLEKKEKSYSVSKSDQNPKNNGGSSSSSSSSSSQIASDFGQNPSTSSPFFDHHSYSSLEPSSQVTTCFDQNPIFSVGSESSSDQFRYLVNEDAGFVDCLFETEEEKNRMIVPQETQTQPMFSEEDQSFWENLDVDDVFGLFNDDTNLEVPLQDHSSTNEEDEFMIDISEYLSEEAMEWPMF, via the exons AACTTTGTTGGAGTTCTTCGTTATCAGACTTCTTTCAAGAGCGTTAAGCTCAGCTGCGGTGAAG GAGGATGTGGTGCTTGTGTTGTTCTTCTCTCCAA CCAACATAGCCGTTTTGTAACTTCTCCTGATGAGAACTCCGACGTCGTTTATTCATTCTCGGGCTACTCTCATGCCTCTGAAATTGTTGACTGTTACCTCAACGGCAAGTCTCCTCCCAAGACTACTATTAACCCCGAATCATCCAAGTTTTGGTGGGAAGACCCTAATCTCTACGGTGATTGTGACGATTTGTCTGAGTTAAGAATCATCGAAGATCGTCTGATGAGAACGAAGAAGCATCTCATGGATTgtcttgagaagaaagaaaaatcatactCTGTTTCTAAATCTGATCAAAACCCTAAGAACAACGGtgggtcttcttcttcttcttcttcttcttcttctcaaattgCTTCTGATTTTGGTCAAAACCCTAGTACCTCTTCTCCGTTTTTTGATCACCACTCTTACTCCTCGCTTGAGCCTTCGTCACAAGTTACTACTTGTTTTGATCAAAACCCTATTTTCTCTGTTGGCAGCGAGTCATCATCTGATCAATTTCGTTACTTGGTGAATGAAGATGCTGGATTTGTTGACTGCTTATttgaaacagaggaggagaagaacaGAATGATTGTACCCcaagaaacacaaacacaaccgATGTTCTCTGAGGAGGATCAGAGCTTTTGGGAAAACCTAGATGTCGACGACGTGTTTGGTCTTTTTAACGACGACACCAACCTTGAGGTTCCTCTTCAAGATCATTCCTCAACcaacgaagaagacgagttTATGATTGATATCAGTGAATACTTAAGCGAAGAAGCAATGGAATGGCCCATGTTTTAG
- a CDS encoding Plant mobile domain protein family (Plant mobile domain protein family; FUNCTIONS IN: molecular_function unknown; INVOLVED IN: biological_process unknown; LOCATED IN: chloroplast; CONTAINS InterPro DOMAIN/s: Aminotransferase-like, plant mobile domain (InterPro:IPR019557); BEST Arabidopsis thaliana protein match is: Aminotransferase-like, plant mobile domain family protein (TAIR:AT1G50820.1); Has 578 Blast hits to 565 proteins in 32 species: Archae - 2; Bacteria - 2; Metazoa - 14; Fungi - 6; Plants - 524; Viruses - 0; Other Eukaryotes - 30 (source: NCBI BLink).), whose protein sequence is MASPTENSNRSSSSKKPHLLKPCLTSINESQAHLCQKRSAPSPDLEALSTSVTFWGWRYPHNKFNSWARKMSALHEPIWRKAGIFEAILASTYKIFKNTDLVMGIAEKWCPDTNTFVFSWGEATITLEDVMVLLGFSVLGSPVFATLDSSGKEIMAKLGKEWLKIKKDKGTFVTQIAWIERFMDSGDELEHLAFLVLWLSYFVFPTRYYHIYEAIWPIAIHLSNGTKMALAPAVLAHLYADLSLLKNHITALSESPIKVEIDLSSLCKLVNVWIWERFRALQSKPNLLLKGEPRLALWNDLKQRTSNAKRILNNSKIDGFEWCPYTKTVKNWDFPQFYPEKATWVTLVPNRDDEFISFARCIMVSQLVGIDSLEHYYPNRVASQFGRLQDVHCPVNRNNLSREAAWNDYYKPLDDLELYIPSRSAISCDTPMFCDSWRKRVVGSAKTLRTSIGDDTSFVPSGSKMNRRSEDGRKIAEDSTKKRLKFMKSARKNDGSTMGQKQVISDDADDDDSLTVAQITTLYKKKYSENSGGNASEPLGKKIRLEADNNGLEPCQKLSSIRYDGDETVPPPEIKKRNEETGSKSGMRVVLSPFDESNSSKPPVDFGRAIDIVVSAPETMTFCDDVYGNNAEKKTMIDDDSEELKCLLHEDGTITREMARSDKKCCSEAEKEDADGGISDKVLASKADNKKSIPYQKLASGCANGDETSKAYKPKVLKRSDGNQAHACLLPDDGIRSEETMKSNEQLKVFEKRNNDLGEGDVDNDTTEKRSQKLNVLALSIEERVLKAERTVAWLNQRRAIKQRKVAAAGLS, encoded by the coding sequence ATGGCGTCTCCCACAGAGAACAGTAATCGATCTAGTAGTAGCAAAAAACCCCATCTTTTGAAACCTTGTCTCACCTCCATTAATGAATCTCAAGCTCATCTTTGTCAGAAACGCTCAGCTCCTTCTCCTGACTTAGAAGCTCTTTCCACGAGTGTTACTTTCTGGGGATGGAGGTATCCACACAACAAGTTCAACTCTTGGGCTAGAAAAATGTCAGCTTTACACGAACCCATTTGGAGAAAAGCTGGGATTTTTGAAGCAATTTTAGCATCCACTTACAAAATCTTTAAGAACACAGATCTTGTTATGGGTATTGCTGAGAAATGGTGTCCTGACACCAACACCTTCGTTTTCTCTTGGGGTGAAGCAACCATAACACTTGAAGATGTTATGGTGCTTTTaggtttctctgttttgggtTCACCTGTTTTTGCTACTCTGGATAGCTCAGGAAAGGAGATAATGGCGAAACTGGGGAAAGAATGGCTGAAGATTAAGAAAGATAAAGGAACATTTGTAACCCAAATAGCATGGATAGAGAGATTCATGGACAGTGGTGATGAGCTTGAGCATTTAGCTTTCCTTGTCTTGTGGCTTAGCTACTTCGTGTTTCCAACACGCTATTATCATATCTATGAAGCTATTTGGCCAATTGCTATTCATCTTTCAAACGGTACCAAGATGGCTCTTGCTCCTGCTGTTCTTGCACACTTGTATGCAGACCTAAGTCTCTTGAAAAATCACATTACAGCTTTAAGCGAATCGCCTATTAAGGTCGAAATTGATCTGAGTTCTTTGTGTAAGCTGGTCAATGTTTGGATTTGGGAGAGATTCAGGGCACTACAATCAAAACCCAATCTGTTGTTAAAAGGTGAGCCAAGATTGGCTCTTTGGAATGACCTGAAACAGAGAACCAGCAATGCAAAGCGGATTCTGAACAACTCGAAAATCGATGGTTTTGAGTGGTGTCCATACACAAAAACTGTGAAAAACTGGGACTTTCCTCAGTTTTATCCTGAGAAAGCGACGTGGGTGACTCTTGTTCCCAACCGTGATGATGAATTTATCTCCTTTGCTCGATGCATTATGGTGTCTCAGCTTGTTGGCATTGACAGTTTGGAGCATTACTATCCCAATCGGGTGGCTTCACAGTTTGGGAGGCTTCAGGATGTGCATTGTCCTGTTAACCGGAACAACCTCTCACGTGAGGCAGCTTGGAATGATTACTACAAGCCTCTTGATGATTTGGAATTATACATTCCTTCCCGTTCTGCAATATCTTGTGATACGCCAATGTTCTGCGACAGTTGGAGAAAGAGGGTTGTTGGGTCAGCTAAAACATTGAGAACCAGCATAGGTGATGACACTAGTTTTGTTCCATCAGGCTCTAAGATGAATAGAAGAAGCGAGGATGGAAGGAAGATAGCTGAGgattcaacaaaaaagagaCTTAAGTTCATGAAGAGTGCTCGTAAGAACGATGGGAGTACAATGGGTCAGAAACAGGTTATATCAGACGATGCTGATGACGATGATAGCCTCACCGTTGCTCAAATAACGACACTTTATAAGAAGAAGTATAGTGAGAACAGTGGAGGAAATGCTTCTGAGCCGCttggtaagaaaataagaCTTGAGGCAGATAACAATGGTTTAGAGCCTTGCCAAAAGCTTTCTTCGATAAGATATGATGGGGATGAAACTGTACCACCAccagaaataaagaaaaggaatgAAGAAACAGGAAGTAAATCAGGGATGCGTGTGGTTCTGAGCCCATTTGATGAAAGCAACTCTTCAAAACCTCCTGTTGATTTTGGTCGAGCAATTGACATTGTTGTATCAGCACCAGAGACAATGACATTCTGTGATGATGTATATGGAAACAatgcagagaagaagactatGATCGATGATGACAGCGAGGAATTAAAGTGTTTGCTCCATGAAGATGGTACCATAACTAGAGAAATGGCGAGATCAGATAAGAAGTGTTGCAGTGAAGCTGAGAAGGAAGATGCTGATGGAGGGATCAGTGACAAGGTTCTAGCATCAAAGGCAGACAACAAAAAATCGATCCCTTATCAAAAACTTGCTTCTGGATGCGCTAATGGAGATGAGACAAGCAAAGCATATAAGCCTAAGGTACTGAAGCGGTCTGATGGAAATCAGGCTCATGCTTGTTTGCTTCCTGATGATGGAATCAGAAGTGAAGAAACTATGAAATCCAACGAGCAGTTAAAGGTttttgaaaagagaaacaatgaTTTGGGTGAGGGTGATGTTGATAATGACACCACTGAAAAGAGATCTCAAAAGCTGAATGTGCTGGCATTGTCGATAGAGGAACGTGTTCTTAAGGCAGAAAGAACTGTGGCATGGTTGAACCAAAGGAGAGccataaaacagagaaaagtaGCAGCAGCTGGTTTGAGTTAG
- a CDS encoding aminotransferase-like, mobile domain protein has protein sequence MASRTENSSSKRTHLSKPCLSSSIDGFEDCQNRSSALSVHLKALSTSIKFWGWRFPNKKFKSWARKMASLHEPIWRKAGIFEAVIASTYKIPKDTDLVLGLAEKWCPDTKTFIFPWGEATITLEDVMVLLGFSVLGLPVFATVDSSGKEIMAKLEKEWKKIKNDKVCLVTKLAWMERFMNSGDELEHVGFLVLWLSYFAFPSHLFHISEAILPVAVHLSSGTKMALAPAVLAHLYADLSLLQGHIRVFSESLIKVQLDLNALFKLVQVWAWERFRELQLKPFSLLRGEPRLARWCDMKQSTSNAWRIFNNSKMDSFEWRPYTKTVKNWDFPRFYPERAMRVPVGPNLDDEFISFARCIKVSELVGIDSVEHYFPNRVASQFGMRQDVHCPVNQKKLSRDAAWNDYDKPIDGLTIYIPSRSAISCVTPMCEPQRKGFVESDETLKSRTIIGDDTSFVTSGSKMNRTSEDEMKIAENSTNKRRKYMKQAHRGTMGLCQKQVPSDNDEDDDSLTVSQVTNSGGDCEPLGKKCRLEVGNNDSKPCHKPFSISYDGDETVPPPEVGQRNEETDETASKAGKRMVLRPLYETDSSGSPVDFDGAIDIVEPAPETRQLCDDELDAYGSYAEKSTKIDAGSKEPKCLLHEDDAIAGEMTRSDSKLCSETEKENDDGRINDKVQASKGDKDETSKTYKSMVLSSSDKSNIHITAGGRSQGQNYLLHDDGFGSEETKKSSEQLEDLEKRNHDFGDGEVDNDTTEKRFQELKVLESSIEERILKAERTVAWLKEKRAI, from the exons ATGGCGTCTCGTACCGAGAACAGTAGTAGCAAAAGAACCCATCTTTCAAAACCTTgtctctcctcctccattgATGGATTTGAAGATTGTCAGAATCGTTCTTCAGCTCTTTCTGTTCACTTAAAGGCTCTTTCTACGAGTATTAAATTCTGGGGTTGGAGGtttccaaacaaaaagttcAAGTCTTGGGCTAGAAAAATGGCATCTTTGCACGAACCCATTTGGAGAAAAGCTGGGATTTTTGAAGCTGTTATAGCTTCAACATACAAAATCCCTAAAGACACAGATCTTGTTCTGGGTTTAGCTGAGAAATGGTGTCCAGACACTAAAACCTTCATTTTCCCTTGGGGTGAAGCAACTATAACCCTTGAAGACGTTATGGTGCTTTTgggtttctctgttttgggtTTGCCTGTTTTTGCCACCGTGGATAGCTCAGGGAAGGAGATTATGGCGAAGCTAGAGAAAGAATGGAAGAAGATTAAGAACGATAAAGTCTGTCTGGTAACCAAATTAGCATGGATGGAGAGATTCATGAACAGTGGTGATGAGCTTGAGCATGTTGGGTTCCTTGTGTTGTGGCTTAGCTACTTTGCCTTTCCATCACACTTATTTCATATCTCTGAAGCTATTTTGCCAGTCGCTGTTCATCTTTCAAGTGGAACTAAGATGGCTCTTGCTCCTGCTGTTCTTGCACACTTGTATGCAGACCTAAGTCTCTTGCAAGGCCACATTAGAGTTTTCAGTGAATCGCTTATTAAGGTACAGCTTGATCTTAATGCTTTGTTTAAGCTGGTTCAAGTTTGGGCATGGGAGAGATTCAGGGAACTACAACTAAAACCTTTTTCGTTGCTAAGGGGTGAGCCAAGATTGGCTCGGTGGTGTGACATGAAACAGAGTACCAGCAATGCTTGGAGGATTTTCAACAACTCCAAAATGGATAGTTTTGAGTGGCGCCCCTACACTAAAACTGTGAAAAACTGGGATTTTCCTCGATTTTATCCTGAGAGAGCAATGCGGGTGCCTGTTGGTCCCAACCTTGATGATGAATTTATCTCCTTTGCTCGATGCATCAAGGTGTCTGAGCTTGTTGGTATTGACAGTGTGGAGCATTACTTTCCCAATCGAGTGGCTTCACAGTTTGGGATGCGTCAAGATGTTCATTGTCCTGTTAACCAGAAAAAACTCTCACGTGATGCAGCTTGGAATGATTACGACAAGCCTATTGATGGTTTGACAATATACATTCCTTCCCGTTCTGCAATATCTTGTGTTACGCCTATGTGCGAGCCGCAGAGGAAGGGTTTTGTTGAATCAGATGAAACATTGAAATCAAGAACCATCATAGGTGATGACACTAGTTTTGTAACTTCAGGCTCTAAGATGAACAGAACAAGCGAGGATGAAATGAAGATAGCTGAGAATTCAACAAACAAGAGACGAAAGTACATGAAGCAAGCTCATAGGGGTACAATGGGTCTTTGTCAGAAACAGGTTCCATCAGACaatgatgaagacgatgatAGCCTCACCGTTTCTCAAGTAACG AACAGTGGAGGAGATTGTGAGCCGCTTGGTAAAAAATGTAGACTTGAGGTGGGTAACAATGATTCAAAGCCTTGTCACAAGCCATTTTCGATTAGCTATGATGGAGATGAAACTGTACCACCACCAGAAGTAGGGCAAAGGAATGAAGAAACTGATGAAACAGCGAGCAAAGCAGGGAAGCGTATGGTTCTGAGACCACTTTATGAAACTGACTCATCAGGTTCTCCTGTTGATTTTGATGGAGCAATTGACATTGTTGAACCAGCACCAGAGACAAGGCAATTATGTGATGATGAGCTTGATGCGTATGGAAGCTATGCAGAGAAGTCGACTAAGATCGATGCTGGCAGCAAGGAACCAAAGTGTTTGCTCCATGAAGATGATGCCATAGCTGGAGAAATGACGAGATCAGATAGTAAGTTGTGCAGTGAaactgagaaagaaaatgatgatggaAGGATCAACGATAAGGTGCAAGCATCAAAGGGAGACAAAGATGAAACAAGCAAAACATATAAGAGTATGGTTCTCAGCTCATCTGATAAGTCAAACATTCACATCACTGCAGGTGGCAGAAGTCAGGGACAAAATTATTTGCTTCATGACGATGGTTTCGGAAGTGAAGAAACTAAGAAATCCAGTGAGCAGTTAGAGGATTTAGAAAAGAGAAACCATGATTTTGGTGATGGTGAAGTCGATAATGACACCACTGAAAAGAGATTTCAAGAGCTCAAGGTGCTGGAATCATCGATAGAGGAGCGAATTCTTAAAGCAGAAAGAACTGTGGCATGgctgaaagaaaagagagccatataa
- a CDS encoding aminotransferase-like, mobile domain protein (Aminotransferase-like, plant mobile domain family protein; FUNCTIONS IN: molecular_function unknown; INVOLVED IN: biological_process unknown; LOCATED IN: chloroplast; CONTAINS InterPro DOMAIN/s: Aminotransferase-like, plant mobile domain (InterPro:IPR019557); BEST Arabidopsis thaliana protein match is: Plant mobile domain protein family (TAIR:AT1G50790.1); Has 564 Blast hits to 557 proteins in 11 species: Archae - 0; Bacteria - 0; Metazoa - 0; Fungi - 0; Plants - 564; Viruses - 0; Other Eukaryotes - 0 (source: NCBI BLink).), with the protein MASRTENSSSKRTHLSKPCLSSSIDGFEDCQNRSSALSVHLKALSTSIKFWGWRFPNKKFKSWARKMASLHEPIWRKAGIFEAVIASTYKIPKDTDLVLGLAEKWCPDTKTFIFPWGEATITLEDVMVLLGFSVLGLPVFATVDSSGKEIMAKLEKEWKKIKNDKVCLVTKLAWMERFMNSGDELEHVGFLVLWLSYFAFPSHLFHISEAILPVAVHLSSGTKMALAPAVLAHLYADLSLLQGHIRVFSESLIKVQLDLNALFKLVQVWAWERFRELQLKPFSLLRGEPRLARWCDMKQSTSNAWRIFNNSKMDSFEWRPYTKTVKNWDFPRFYPERAMRVPVGPNLDDEFISFARCIKVSELVGIDSVEHYFPNRVASQFGMRQDVHCPVNQKKLSRDAAWNDYDKPIDGLTIYIPSRSAISCVTPMCEPQRKGFVESDETLKSRTIIGDDTSFVTSGSKMNRTSEDEMKIAENSTNKRRKYMKQAHRGTMGLCQKQVPSDNDEDDDSLTVSQVTVRYKKKYSDIKC; encoded by the coding sequence ATGGCGTCTCGTACCGAGAACAGTAGTAGCAAAAGAACCCATCTTTCAAAACCTTgtctctcctcctccattgATGGATTTGAAGATTGTCAGAATCGTTCTTCAGCTCTTTCTGTTCACTTAAAGGCTCTTTCTACGAGTATTAAATTCTGGGGTTGGAGGtttccaaacaaaaagttcAAGTCTTGGGCTAGAAAAATGGCATCTTTGCACGAACCCATTTGGAGAAAAGCTGGGATTTTTGAAGCTGTTATAGCTTCAACATACAAAATCCCTAAAGACACAGATCTTGTTCTGGGTTTAGCTGAGAAATGGTGTCCAGACACTAAAACCTTCATTTTCCCTTGGGGTGAAGCAACTATAACCCTTGAAGACGTTATGGTGCTTTTgggtttctctgttttgggtTTGCCTGTTTTTGCCACCGTGGATAGCTCAGGGAAGGAGATTATGGCGAAGCTAGAGAAAGAATGGAAGAAGATTAAGAACGATAAAGTCTGTCTGGTAACCAAATTAGCATGGATGGAGAGATTCATGAACAGTGGTGATGAGCTTGAGCATGTTGGGTTCCTTGTGTTGTGGCTTAGCTACTTTGCCTTTCCATCACACTTATTTCATATCTCTGAAGCTATTTTGCCAGTCGCTGTTCATCTTTCAAGTGGAACTAAGATGGCTCTTGCTCCTGCTGTTCTTGCACACTTGTATGCAGACCTAAGTCTCTTGCAAGGCCACATTAGAGTTTTCAGTGAATCGCTTATTAAGGTACAGCTTGATCTTAATGCTTTGTTTAAGCTGGTTCAAGTTTGGGCATGGGAGAGATTCAGGGAACTACAACTAAAACCTTTTTCGTTGCTAAGGGGTGAGCCAAGATTGGCTCGGTGGTGTGACATGAAACAGAGTACCAGCAATGCTTGGAGGATTTTCAACAACTCCAAAATGGATAGTTTTGAGTGGCGCCCCTACACTAAAACTGTGAAAAACTGGGATTTTCCTCGATTTTATCCTGAGAGAGCAATGCGGGTGCCTGTTGGTCCCAACCTTGATGATGAATTTATCTCCTTTGCTCGATGCATCAAGGTGTCTGAGCTTGTTGGTATTGACAGTGTGGAGCATTACTTTCCCAATCGAGTGGCTTCACAGTTTGGGATGCGTCAAGATGTTCATTGTCCTGTTAACCAGAAAAAACTCTCACGTGATGCAGCTTGGAATGATTACGACAAGCCTATTGATGGTTTGACAATATACATTCCTTCCCGTTCTGCAATATCTTGTGTTACGCCTATGTGCGAGCCGCAGAGGAAGGGTTTTGTTGAATCAGATGAAACATTGAAATCAAGAACCATCATAGGTGATGACACTAGTTTTGTAACTTCAGGCTCTAAGATGAACAGAACAAGCGAGGATGAAATGAAGATAGCTGAGAATTCAACAAACAAGAGACGAAAGTACATGAAGCAAGCTCATAGGGGTACAATGGGTCTTTGTCAGAAACAGGTTCCATCAGACaatgatgaagacgatgatAGCCTCACCGTTTCTCAAGTAACGGTGCGTTATAAGAAGAAGTATAGTGATATTAAGtgttaa